One window of the Manihot esculenta cultivar AM560-2 chromosome 14, M.esculenta_v8, whole genome shotgun sequence genome contains the following:
- the LOC110630695 gene encoding uncharacterized protein LOC110630695: MDSVTNLHASVGQGMTSNDAKVLSGSDTEDDFFSVKGDFSRSCSNASSRRDSFSGSSSVLCQDPFRSDQVDNRPKLFEFLQDECWSEEIASIHLSYVPSAVFTAPGIKDDRLKPKPTVLQLPPMEETSSIPGEELKLSDKIAGDHNRSLKNEKAATASRCCFPSLSPRRSPREGKKGNPPN, translated from the exons ATGGATTCTGTGACAAATCTCCACGCCTCTG TTGGCCAGGGGATGACCTCTAACGATGCCAAAGTCTTGTCAGGATCAGACACTGAGGATGATTTCTTCAGCGTCAAAGGAG ATTTCAGTCGATCTTGTAGTAATGCCTCAAGCCGCCGAGACAGCTTCAGTGGGTCTTCTTCTGTTCTCTGTCAAGATCCTTTCAGGAGTGATCAAGTAGACAATCGCCCAAAATTATTTGAGTTCCTTCAGGACGAATGCTGGAGTGAAGAAATAGCTTCAATCCATTTGAGCTATGTTCCTAGTGCCGTCTTTACTGCTCCAGGAATAAAAGATGACAGGTTAAAACCAAAGCCAACAGTCCTCCAGTTACCTCCAATGGAGGAAACTTCAAGTATCCCTGGAGAAGAATTAAAGCTCAGTGATAAAATAGCTGGGGACCATAATCGCAGTCTGAAAAACGAAAAAGCAGCTACTGCTAGTCGCTGCTGCTTTCCCAGTTTGAGTCCAAGACGCAGCCCCAGGGAAGGAAAAAAGGGGAATCCACCCAATTGA